Genomic window (Streptomyces sp. RerS4):
GCGGCCGCGCTGGCCGCTCTGCGGGCCCTCCGGGGCGCCGTACGGGTCGACGGGGACCTCGGCGGCCTCCTTGCCCTTGTTCTTGCGGGCCTTGACGACCTCGACGATCACCGGGATGACGGAGATCAGCACGATGCCGATGAAGATCGTCTCGACGTTGTTCTTGATGATCTCGAACTGGCCGAGCTGGTAGCCGAGGTACGTGACGCCCGCGCCCCAGGCGATACCGCCGATGATGTTGAACGTCAGGAACGTGCGGTACTTCATCTCGCCGGCGCCCGCGACCATCGGCGCGAAGGTGCGGATGATCGGCACGAAGCGGGCGAGCACGATCGCCTTGGGGCCGTGCTTCTCCATGAAGTCGTGCGCGGCGTCCAGGTTCTCCCGCTTGAAGACCTTGCTGTTCGGCCGGTTGAAGAGCTTGGGGCCGAAGTACTTGCCGATGAGGTAACCCACCTGGTCACCGATGATCGCGGCGGCCACGATCAGCGTGCACACGAGCCACAGCGGCTGGCTGATGTCGCCGCTGGCGACGAACAGGCCCGCCGTGAAGAGCAGGGAGTCGCCGGGCAGGAAGGCGAAGAGACCCGATTCCGCGAAGACGATGACCAGGATGCCGATCAGGCCGAAATGCCCGATCAGGTACTCCGGGGACAGCCACTCAGGGCCGAGCGCAAGCGTGTACACGAGTTCGGGACTCTCCTGGATCGGGGGGGTGTCGGCGGTGGGGGGCGACACGGCAGGTGTTCTCAATTATCAACGCACACGACCCCCACCCGGTTCCAGGGCCCGGAGGGGGTCGTGTGAGCAAACTCGCGTCGCAGGGCCCTTGCTACGCCTTGCGCACCGCGTTGGCCGTGATCGCGTCCCGCAGGTGCTCGGCGAGACCGGGGCGGGTGCCGTCGTAGAACGCCTTGAACCGCTCGTCCGCGACGTACATGTCGCCGAGGCAGACGTGCATGTCGTACGAGCACGGGTAGAACCAGACGTCGATGTGCAGCCGGTGTTCCTCGGCCAGGTCCATCGCGGCCTCGCCGTCGGCCGGCTCCCCGGCCTCCATCAGCGCGACGTACCGGGCCGTCCAGTCGGCGACCTGGTCCTGCATCCGCTTCCAGTCGTCCTTCGTGTAGCCGGCGGTCCGGCGCCGCGACTCCGCGTAGCTGTCGGTGTGGCCCCAGCGCCGCTCGGCCTCCTCCGCGTACCGCTCGGGGTCCTGCTCCCCGAAGACCTCGAACCGCTCCTCGGGCGTGAGGTTGATGCCCATCTTCTTCGCCTCCATGGCGTGCTCAACGGCCGTGGCCATCTGCTGGAGCCGGGCGATCCGATCGGTCAGCAGGGCATGCTGCCGGCGCAGATGCTCCCGCGGATCCGTCGTCGGGTCGTCCAGCAGGACCGCGACCTCGTCGAGGGGGAAGCCGAGCTCCCGGTAGAACAGGATCCGCTGCAACCGGTCCAGGTCGGCGTCGTCGTAACGCCGGTGGCCCGCGCCGCTGCGGCCGCTCGGGCAGAGCAGGCCGATCTCGTCGTAGTGGTGGAGCGTACGCACCGTCACCCCGGCGAATCCGGCGACCTGTCCCACGGAGTAGCCCATGGTCTTCCTTCCCTCCTCTGCTCGGGTACGCCCTTCACTGTGGTCCCTCACGCCACGTGAGGTGCAAGTCCCTTGCCGGCGAAGGCGGCGCGGGCCGCGCTACCCCATGGCCTTCGTGCCGTCGATGGACTCGCGCAGGATGTCCGCGTGCCCGGCGTGCCGGGCGAACTCCCGCACCAGGTGCAGCAGCATCCAGCGCACCGACACCTCGGCGTCCTCGGGGAACCAGGGCGCGCGCGGCAGCGGGAAGGTGTCGTCGAGGCTGGGCACGGCGGCGACCCAGTCCTCCGTCTCGGACCGGACGTCGTCCCAGAGCGCGAGCGCGGCCTCCAGGGTCTCGCCCTCGCCCAGGTGGAAGCCCTCCAGCCACTGCTCGGGGGCGCGCCGGCGCTCGTTCTCCCGCTGCTGGGCCAACCGGAGCCAGTTCAGCTCGACCTCGGTGGCGTGCTTGACGAGGCCCGACAGGGACAGCTCGCTCGCGGTGGGGCGGCTCGCGGCCTGCTTCTCGGTGAGGCCCTGGGCCGTCTTGCGGATCGCCGCGCGCTGGTCCTCGATGAAGAGGAGGAGCGTCCCGCGCTCGTCGCCGGGGATCTCTTCGGTGGGGTGAGCCATGACCGACCGCCTTCTTCCGTTGGGGTGTTGCGTCCGCTTCCTGCCGACACCACACACGCTACGGATGATTGAGGTCAGTTTCTGTCCGCGACCGCTGTCGCGACCGGATCAGAACGGGAAGCTCGTCCGTCCGTGCTGCACCGAGATCCACTTCTGCGTGGTGAAGGCCTCCACGGTGGCCTCCCCGCCCAGCCGGCCGAGGCCCGAGGCCTTCTCGCCGCCGAAGGCGGTCAGCGGCTCGTCGCCGATGGTGGAGTCGTTCACGTGGATCATGCCGGTCTCGATGCGCCGCGCGAAGCGCACCCCGCGCTCCACGTCCCGCGTGTGCACGGCGCCGCTGAGGCCGTACGGGGTGGCGTTGGTCAGGCGTACGGCCTCGTCCTCGCCGTCGAAGACGACCAGCAGGGCGACGGGGCCGAAGATCTCCTGGCCCAGCAGCGGGGAGTCCTCGGGGAGCCCGGACAGGACGGTGGGTTCGACGAGGTTGCCGCGCGTAGAACCCCGTACGAGGGCGGTCGCGCCGGAGGCGAGCGCCTGGTCCACGAGGGCGGTGAGGGCGTCGGCCTGGAAGGAGTTGATCAGCGGGCCGATGTGGGTGTCGGCCTCGCGGGGGTCGCCGGTCTTCAGGGCGGCCACGCGGGCGGTGAACTTGGCCGTGAACTCCTCGGCCACGGAGGCGTCGACGAGGATCCGGTTGGCGGCCATGCAGACCTGGCCCTGGAAGACGAAGCGGCTGAAGACGGCCGCGTCCACCGCGTAGTCGACGTCGGCGTCGTCGAGGACGACCAGGGCGCTGTTGCCGCTCAGTTCCAGGACGGTGCGCTTGAAGTGGCGGGCGGCGACGGAGCCGACGTGCCGGCCGGTGCGGTCGGAACCGGCGAAGGAGATGACCTTCGGGACGGGGTGGGTGAGGATCGCGTCGCCTATCTCGGCGATGTCGGTGATCAGCACGTTGAGCAGGCCGGCGGGCAGGCCCGCGTCCTCGAAGAGCTTGGCGATGACGCCGCCGCCCGCGACCAAGGCGTTCTGGTTCGGCTTGATCACGACCGCGTTGCCCAGCGCCAGCGCCGGGGCGACCG
Coding sequences:
- a CDS encoding MerR family transcriptional regulator, which gives rise to MGYSVGQVAGFAGVTVRTLHHYDEIGLLCPSGRSGAGHRRYDDADLDRLQRILFYRELGFPLDEVAVLLDDPTTDPREHLRRQHALLTDRIARLQQMATAVEHAMEAKKMGINLTPEERFEVFGEQDPERYAEEAERRWGHTDSYAESRRRTAGYTKDDWKRMQDQVADWTARYVALMEAGEPADGEAAMDLAEEHRLHIDVWFYPCSYDMHVCLGDMYVADERFKAFYDGTRPGLAEHLRDAITANAVRKA
- a CDS encoding DinB family protein, which gives rise to MAHPTEEIPGDERGTLLLFIEDQRAAIRKTAQGLTEKQAASRPTASELSLSGLVKHATEVELNWLRLAQQRENERRRAPEQWLEGFHLGEGETLEAALALWDDVRSETEDWVAAVPSLDDTFPLPRAPWFPEDAEVSVRWMLLHLVREFARHAGHADILRESIDGTKAMG
- a CDS encoding aldehyde dehydrogenase family protein is translated as MSIFTDLAHQYIDGEWLAGTGSWDIIDVNPYNGEKLAAVTVATVEQVDAAYRAAERAQRDWAAAGPYARRLVLERALRLTEERRKEIVEVMIDELGGTRPKAEYEVHLAMEFLREAIALAVRPDGRILPSPVEGKENRVQRLPVGVVAVISPFNFPFLVTLKSVAPALALGNAVVIKPNQNALVAGGGVIAKLFEDAGLPAGLLNVLITDIAEIGDAILTHPVPKVISFAGSDRTGRHVGSVAARHFKRTVLELSGNSALVVLDDADVDYAVDAAVFSRFVFQGQVCMAANRILVDASVAEEFTAKFTARVAALKTGDPREADTHIGPLINSFQADALTALVDQALASGATALVRGSTRGNLVEPTVLSGLPEDSPLLGQEIFGPVALLVVFDGEDEAVRLTNATPYGLSGAVHTRDVERGVRFARRIETGMIHVNDSTIGDEPLTAFGGEKASGLGRLGGEATVEAFTTQKWISVQHGRTSFPF